One Mauremys mutica isolate MM-2020 ecotype Southern chromosome 9, ASM2049712v1, whole genome shotgun sequence DNA segment encodes these proteins:
- the NOX1 gene encoding NADPH oxidase 1 isoform X3 produces the protein MGNWVVNHWFPAVVICCRRTMRKQLDHNLTFHKLVAYAIALFTAVHIIAHLCNFEWYNDSQQAADGSLSSILSNLHQDEESNKWLNPIHTNSTTPAYVTFTTIPGLTGVIITVALILMVTSSMEFIRRSYFEVFWYTHHLFIIYFAGLVIHGIAGLVRGQTAESLNKHNPEHCVQDPTHWGRNNTDSHCEEPEFGSIPAESWKWVLTPILLYVFERFLRFWRSRQRVVVTKAVVHPSKVLELQMHKKGFSMEVGQYIFINCPSVSRLEWHPFTLTSAPEEDFFSVHIRAAGDWTENLIDTFQQQKPKTPRIEVDGPFGTASEDVFQYEVAMLVGAGIGVTPFASVLKSVWYKFQHADQRLKTKKIYFYWLCRDTGAFAWFNDLLASLEQEMEESGKTGFLNYRLFLTGWDNSIAGQAAFNFDNDTDVVTGLKQKTSFGRPMWSNEFSAVATAHPRSVVGVFLCGPQALAKSLQNCCHQYSSLDPRKVKFYFNKENF, from the exons TGTTGCAGGCGCACAATGAGGAAGCAGCTGGATCACAACCTCACCTTCCACAAGCTTGTGGCCTACGCGATTGCCCTGTTCACAG CTGTTCACATCATCGCCCACCTGTGTAACTTTGAGTGGTACAACGACAGCCAGCAAGCTGCGGATGGGAGCCTCTCCTCCATCCTCTCCAACCTACACCAAGATGAGGAGAGTAACAAGTGGCTAAACCCCATCCACACCAACAGCACG ACTCCAGCATACGTAACATTCACTACCATCCCGGGCCTGACAGGCGTGATCATCACTGTGGCGCTGATCCTCATGGTCACCTCCTCCATGGAGTTCATCCGCAGGAGCTATTTCGAGGTCTTCTGGTACACACACCATCTCTTCATCATCTACTTCGCCGGTCTTGTTATCCATGGCATCGC tGGTCTTGTTCGTGGGCAGACAGCAGAGAGCTTGAATAAGCACAACCCCGAGCACTGTGTGCAGGACCCTACACACTGGGGAAGAAACAACACAGACTCCCACTGTGAAGAGCCTGAGTTTGGGAGCATCCCAGCTGAG TCCTGGAAGTGGGTGCTGACTCCAATCCTTCTCTATGTCTTTGAGCGGTTCTTACGCTTTTGGCGTTCTCGACAGAGGGTCGTTGTTACAAAG GCTGTCGTACACCCATCAAAAGTGTTAGAACTACAGATGCACAAAAAGGGCTTCAGCATGGAAGTGGGCCAGTATATTTTCATCAACTGCCCCTCTGTCTCGCGCCTGGAGTGGCATCCTTTCACCCTGACCTCTGCACCAGAAGAAGACTTCTTCTCTGTCCACATCCgggcagcaggggactggacagaGAATCTTATTGATACCtttcagcagcagaaaccaaagaCACCCAG GATAGAGGTGGATGGCCCCTTTGGCACAGCCAGTGAAGATGTGTTCCAGTATGAGGTTGCTATGCTGGTGGGAGCAGGGATCGGGGTCACGCCCTTTGCCTCTGTACTGAAATCAGTCTGGTACAAGTTCCAGCATGCAGACCAGCGTCTCAAAACCAAAAAG ATCTACTTCTACTGGCTCTGCCGGGATACAGGTGCATTTGCCTGGTTCAATGACCTGCTTGCCTCCCTGGAGCAAGAGATGGAGGAATCTGGCAAAACAGGTTTCCTGAACTACAGACTCTTCCTCACAGGCTGGGACAACAGCATT GCTGGCCAAGCAGCTTTCAACTTTGATAACGACACGGATGTGGTGACAGGTCTCAAACAGAAAACCTCCTTTGGGAGACCCATGTGGAGCAATGAGTTCTCTGCAGTGGCAACTGCCCACCCCAG GTCTGTAGTGGGGGTGTTCCTCTGTGGGCCTCAAGCTTTGGCAAAGAGCCTGCAGAATTGCTGCCATCAGTACTCCAGCCTGGACCCTAGGAAGGTCAAATTCTACTTCAACAAGGAGAACTTCTAA
- the NOX1 gene encoding NADPH oxidase 1 isoform X1 has protein sequence MGNWVVNHWFPAVVIAAWLGLNVFLFVYYFLLFDRDKKFYYTRVLLGSALAWARASAKCLNFNSMLILLPVCRNLLSFLRGTCSCCRRTMRKQLDHNLTFHKLVAYAIALFTAVHIIAHLCNFEWYNDSQQAADGSLSSILSNLHQDEESNKWLNPIHTNSTTPAYVTFTTIPGLTGVIITVALILMVTSSMEFIRRSYFEVFWYTHHLFIIYFAGLVIHGIAGLVRGQTAESLNKHNPEHCVQDPTHWGRNNTDSHCEEPEFGSIPAESWKWVLTPILLYVFERFLRFWRSRQRVVVTKAVVHPSKVLELQMHKKGFSMEVGQYIFINCPSVSRLEWHPFTLTSAPEEDFFSVHIRAAGDWTENLIDTFQQQKPKTPRIEVDGPFGTASEDVFQYEVAMLVGAGIGVTPFASVLKSVWYKFQHADQRLKTKKIYFYWLCRDTGAFAWFNDLLASLEQEMEESGKTGFLNYRLFLTGWDNSIAGQAAFNFDNDTDVVTGLKQKTSFGRPMWSNEFSAVATAHPRSVVGVFLCGPQALAKSLQNCCHQYSSLDPRKVKFYFNKENF, from the exons GCAGCCTGGTTGGGCCTGAATGTTTTCCTGTTTGTATATTATTTCCTGCTGTTTGACAGGGATAAGAAGTTCTACTACACCAGAGTGCTCCTTGGG TCTGCACTGGCATGGGCCCGGGCCTCTGCAAAATGCCTGAACTTTAACAGCATGCTGATCCTGTTACCAGTGTGTCGCAACCTGCTCTCCTTCCTGAGGGGCACCTGCTCG TGTTGCAGGCGCACAATGAGGAAGCAGCTGGATCACAACCTCACCTTCCACAAGCTTGTGGCCTACGCGATTGCCCTGTTCACAG CTGTTCACATCATCGCCCACCTGTGTAACTTTGAGTGGTACAACGACAGCCAGCAAGCTGCGGATGGGAGCCTCTCCTCCATCCTCTCCAACCTACACCAAGATGAGGAGAGTAACAAGTGGCTAAACCCCATCCACACCAACAGCACG ACTCCAGCATACGTAACATTCACTACCATCCCGGGCCTGACAGGCGTGATCATCACTGTGGCGCTGATCCTCATGGTCACCTCCTCCATGGAGTTCATCCGCAGGAGCTATTTCGAGGTCTTCTGGTACACACACCATCTCTTCATCATCTACTTCGCCGGTCTTGTTATCCATGGCATCGC tGGTCTTGTTCGTGGGCAGACAGCAGAGAGCTTGAATAAGCACAACCCCGAGCACTGTGTGCAGGACCCTACACACTGGGGAAGAAACAACACAGACTCCCACTGTGAAGAGCCTGAGTTTGGGAGCATCCCAGCTGAG TCCTGGAAGTGGGTGCTGACTCCAATCCTTCTCTATGTCTTTGAGCGGTTCTTACGCTTTTGGCGTTCTCGACAGAGGGTCGTTGTTACAAAG GCTGTCGTACACCCATCAAAAGTGTTAGAACTACAGATGCACAAAAAGGGCTTCAGCATGGAAGTGGGCCAGTATATTTTCATCAACTGCCCCTCTGTCTCGCGCCTGGAGTGGCATCCTTTCACCCTGACCTCTGCACCAGAAGAAGACTTCTTCTCTGTCCACATCCgggcagcaggggactggacagaGAATCTTATTGATACCtttcagcagcagaaaccaaagaCACCCAG GATAGAGGTGGATGGCCCCTTTGGCACAGCCAGTGAAGATGTGTTCCAGTATGAGGTTGCTATGCTGGTGGGAGCAGGGATCGGGGTCACGCCCTTTGCCTCTGTACTGAAATCAGTCTGGTACAAGTTCCAGCATGCAGACCAGCGTCTCAAAACCAAAAAG ATCTACTTCTACTGGCTCTGCCGGGATACAGGTGCATTTGCCTGGTTCAATGACCTGCTTGCCTCCCTGGAGCAAGAGATGGAGGAATCTGGCAAAACAGGTTTCCTGAACTACAGACTCTTCCTCACAGGCTGGGACAACAGCATT GCTGGCCAAGCAGCTTTCAACTTTGATAACGACACGGATGTGGTGACAGGTCTCAAACAGAAAACCTCCTTTGGGAGACCCATGTGGAGCAATGAGTTCTCTGCAGTGGCAACTGCCCACCCCAG GTCTGTAGTGGGGGTGTTCCTCTGTGGGCCTCAAGCTTTGGCAAAGAGCCTGCAGAATTGCTGCCATCAGTACTCCAGCCTGGACCCTAGGAAGGTCAAATTCTACTTCAACAAGGAGAACTTCTAA
- the NOX1 gene encoding NADPH oxidase 1 isoform X2, translated as MGNWVVNHWFPAVVIAAWLGLNVFLFVYYFLLFDRDKKFYYTRVLLGSALAWARASAKCLNFNSMLILLPVCRNLLSFLRGTCSCCRRTMRKQLDHNLTFHKLVAYAIALFTAVHIIAHLCNFEWYNDSQQAADGSLSSILSNLHQDEESNKWLNPIHTNSTTPAYVTFTTIPGLTGVIITVALILMVTSSMEFIRRSYFEVFCGLVRGQTAESLNKHNPEHCVQDPTHWGRNNTDSHCEEPEFGSIPAESWKWVLTPILLYVFERFLRFWRSRQRVVVTKAVVHPSKVLELQMHKKGFSMEVGQYIFINCPSVSRLEWHPFTLTSAPEEDFFSVHIRAAGDWTENLIDTFQQQKPKTPRIEVDGPFGTASEDVFQYEVAMLVGAGIGVTPFASVLKSVWYKFQHADQRLKTKKIYFYWLCRDTGAFAWFNDLLASLEQEMEESGKTGFLNYRLFLTGWDNSIAGQAAFNFDNDTDVVTGLKQKTSFGRPMWSNEFSAVATAHPRSVVGVFLCGPQALAKSLQNCCHQYSSLDPRKVKFYFNKENF; from the exons GCAGCCTGGTTGGGCCTGAATGTTTTCCTGTTTGTATATTATTTCCTGCTGTTTGACAGGGATAAGAAGTTCTACTACACCAGAGTGCTCCTTGGG TCTGCACTGGCATGGGCCCGGGCCTCTGCAAAATGCCTGAACTTTAACAGCATGCTGATCCTGTTACCAGTGTGTCGCAACCTGCTCTCCTTCCTGAGGGGCACCTGCTCG TGTTGCAGGCGCACAATGAGGAAGCAGCTGGATCACAACCTCACCTTCCACAAGCTTGTGGCCTACGCGATTGCCCTGTTCACAG CTGTTCACATCATCGCCCACCTGTGTAACTTTGAGTGGTACAACGACAGCCAGCAAGCTGCGGATGGGAGCCTCTCCTCCATCCTCTCCAACCTACACCAAGATGAGGAGAGTAACAAGTGGCTAAACCCCATCCACACCAACAGCACG ACTCCAGCATACGTAACATTCACTACCATCCCGGGCCTGACAGGCGTGATCATCACTGTGGCGCTGATCCTCATGGTCACCTCCTCCATGGAGTTCATCCGCAGGAGCTATTTCGAGGTCTTCTG tGGTCTTGTTCGTGGGCAGACAGCAGAGAGCTTGAATAAGCACAACCCCGAGCACTGTGTGCAGGACCCTACACACTGGGGAAGAAACAACACAGACTCCCACTGTGAAGAGCCTGAGTTTGGGAGCATCCCAGCTGAG TCCTGGAAGTGGGTGCTGACTCCAATCCTTCTCTATGTCTTTGAGCGGTTCTTACGCTTTTGGCGTTCTCGACAGAGGGTCGTTGTTACAAAG GCTGTCGTACACCCATCAAAAGTGTTAGAACTACAGATGCACAAAAAGGGCTTCAGCATGGAAGTGGGCCAGTATATTTTCATCAACTGCCCCTCTGTCTCGCGCCTGGAGTGGCATCCTTTCACCCTGACCTCTGCACCAGAAGAAGACTTCTTCTCTGTCCACATCCgggcagcaggggactggacagaGAATCTTATTGATACCtttcagcagcagaaaccaaagaCACCCAG GATAGAGGTGGATGGCCCCTTTGGCACAGCCAGTGAAGATGTGTTCCAGTATGAGGTTGCTATGCTGGTGGGAGCAGGGATCGGGGTCACGCCCTTTGCCTCTGTACTGAAATCAGTCTGGTACAAGTTCCAGCATGCAGACCAGCGTCTCAAAACCAAAAAG ATCTACTTCTACTGGCTCTGCCGGGATACAGGTGCATTTGCCTGGTTCAATGACCTGCTTGCCTCCCTGGAGCAAGAGATGGAGGAATCTGGCAAAACAGGTTTCCTGAACTACAGACTCTTCCTCACAGGCTGGGACAACAGCATT GCTGGCCAAGCAGCTTTCAACTTTGATAACGACACGGATGTGGTGACAGGTCTCAAACAGAAAACCTCCTTTGGGAGACCCATGTGGAGCAATGAGTTCTCTGCAGTGGCAACTGCCCACCCCAG GTCTGTAGTGGGGGTGTTCCTCTGTGGGCCTCAAGCTTTGGCAAAGAGCCTGCAGAATTGCTGCCATCAGTACTCCAGCCTGGACCCTAGGAAGGTCAAATTCTACTTCAACAAGGAGAACTTCTAA